From the genome of Hypanus sabinus isolate sHypSab1 unplaced genomic scaffold, sHypSab1.hap1 scaffold_2115, whole genome shotgun sequence:
AGCTGGAAAGATGAAGAATAGCGGCCGAGGAGAGGGAAAGGATGAGTTCCGAGTAAGGAAGCTGGAGactgaggaaagggagaaggaaaggcaGTTTGAGATGGAAAGGTGAAGAGCGTTGCAGGAAAGGGGACCCGTGGCAGACCCAGACAGGGGGTTCAAGGTTGATCGGGAGGTTGAGTTTGTACCTCCTTTCAAGGAGATGGATCTTGACAGgtacttcctccattttgagaaagcgGCTTTGAATCAGGACTGGCCTAAGCGGAagtgggctgttctgttacacagtgttcttcaggggaaggctcagcaTTGTCTATGGACGAGGCTAAAGATTATGATGAAGTAAAACGGGCTCTACTGTGGAGCTACGATTTGGTTCCTGAGGCATGTGCGCGTGTCCATAAAGCGTGGAAGTATTTCACTGATACCCTACATATGCTTGCTATCTTTCTATTTCATACAAATAATGCATGTTTTTCTGCCTCGTGTTACAGTTGGTTTTGTGTTTAGCCGCTTGGCCCGGGCGGTCATGTGTGATGGAATTGCAATTAAAcctacattgaattgaattgaaatgaaatgaaactgtCCCGTCTGTAGAGGTCGCACCTTCCCAGAAAGAGAGCCCAGAGCCCAGTGATTCACATGTCTGAAAACCTCGTTCCAATCCTCTTTACCCACATTTTAAACTGAACGTTCTTTCTAATTTTGCCCACAACTGCACATACCTAAGTTTGCGGAACAGGCTCCATTGTCCTATCTATATACCGGTGACGATAACGACCACATTCCATCGAAGAATCTCGTTCTCGACCACAGTACCTTCTTTTCCCTTCCCCTAACAAAGACAACCCTGTCGATACAGCTCGCTACATTtcaccctccttcctttctgagtcacagaaCCATAGTCAGTTCCAGAGTCCTGACCAGTGAGATTTCTTCTGCttggtcatttgcacctctctcctcccatccagaggTATCCAAAGTGGTCTAACTGTTATTGAGCGGGTTGGCCACACGGGGTCTCTGCATCGGCTTTGGCTtttaacccctttcaccttcTTGTTTGTCGTCCAGTTTCCTGTATCCTACATCTTGAGTGTTAATAcctctctggctgttctccctaaCACTCGCTCAGCTTCCTGAATGAtcccgagttcctccagttccagttccaactctTTAACGCAAAGTGATAGAGGGTGCAGCTGGATGTCCTTCTTTCATCTCGCAAGAGGTGAATTCAACTCTCATGCCAGACATTGCTACTGCTCTGACTGTGTGattataaagaaagaaacaataaataaacagaaaACAAATCAAACAACATTTTTCTGTTTTAACCTTCAGTCTCCCAAGACCCTCATCTTTGAAAATTCCTCTGACTTTCACTCGAATCCAATTTTCCGCCAGTCTTCCCACTTACCtggctcatcacacacacacacacacacacacacacacacacacacacacacacacacacacacacacacacacacacacacacacacacacactcacacaccacacacacacacattcaaacaACTGAGTGAaaatctctccacaccgtcccatccaacAGACTtgggttcagacacggagtgaatcaccctctacactttcccatgacacactcccggggtcagacaaagagtaaatatccctccacaccgtcctatcacacacacccggggtcagacacagagtgaatctccctccacaccgtcataaCACACTCTTCCAGCGTCAGAGATGTTCTCAATCTCCCTGAAtaccgtcaaatcacacacttCCCTTTTCAGACGCtaagtgaagctccttccacaccatcccatcacacagtctcggggtcaaacacagtgaagctccctccacactaacccatcacacactgccggggtcacgCACAAGGTgaaactctccccacacagtcgcATCTCGCACTCCTGAAGTTAGACACTGGAGACGCATTACCCGGAATGTGTTATCGCGCACACACGGGTTCCGAAACAAGCTGAAGCTTACTCCACTGGGTCCCTTCAGAAACTCCCGTGTTCAGAAGATctttcctctctccaatccccagaACTCCGCCGTTCCTGAAGTCTTGAATTGTGATTCCGGCTCGGAGAATGTGTCTATGTTTGTATTCACAGGATGTGCGGGTAACAGCAGAGAATTGGAGGAGGGGTTGGTTTTGGTGATTTTGacgaaatccgcagatgctggaaattcaagcaaaccacacaaaatgctgatggagcacagcaggccaggcagcatcggtaGGAGAAGCTCTGtctacgtttcgggccgagtcccttcgtcaggtctaactgaaaggaaaggtagtaagagatttgaaagcaggaaaagggaaaaggggaaatttgaaaggggaaaatgcgaaatgataggtgaTGACCGGAGGGGTTGGTGTGGAGCTGAGAGTCGGAAAGATGATAGGCCAAAGGCAGACAGAGCTGGAGAACGTGAAGGATCATGTGACGGGCAGCCTCGGGAccgcaagggagagggagagagtttttGGTGATAACGGAGACGGCATGGAGTGTAAGCGACGGAAGTTTGATGGAGACAGGATGTGTGGAAGAAGACGGCGGTGGCGgaaacagggagggatgtaggggagagTCCTGGATGATCGTGACGAGGATGGTCGGCTGGGAAGGAGGGATGACGAAGAACAGGAGACGGAAAACTCAATGcaccaggaacaccttcttcccctccgccagcaTATTCTTGAACGCACCAGCTCCAGCTCCACATTTCATGCGGCATTTGTTACCTTTTTGCTTTTGACATTAATTGTAGATATTTGCGCTCTACTGATTcttcaaaagaacaaatctcAGGAGGTCTAAGTCACAGATAATACAACAGACCGTGAATCCGGTAGAAAAGATGCGACACAGGTGGACAGGACATTtgacacgctggccttcatcagtcaggacactgagtccgggagtcggaggtcacgttgcagttgcagatgacgtcggtcaggccgcacttggagtatggagttcagttctgcttgccttgctTTAAGAGAAATCTCAAAGTactggaaagattgcagagggagttttccgaggatgctgccggGACAGGAGGGATTGTGTTATGGAGCGAGGTTGGGAATTCTGAGACTTTTttcggtgaccttacagaggtgtacaaaaccaCAACGGACACAGATAAGGCAAATGCGTGCACTCTATTTCCCCAGGACTGGAGTATCGAGAACATTAACGCACGAGATTGAGGTGAGAGTAGCTAAAGAAAGAAGCGGGAAGCCAGTTGGGTTAGATAAAAGGCATACCGTGGGATGGGGAGATTGGGTAGAGACAGAGTAGAGAATCGCGGGAGAGACCGGGAACAGAACGGGAAATTGTGGGAAATGGAAGCAAGAAAGCGCGGTGAGGAAAATGGGGATGAAACAGAGGAGTGGGGAGATGAGAGGGATGAGAGCGACACTTTTGAGGGACGAGGGTAAAGAGAGGGCAAGATGGAGAGTAACATTGCGATAGAAGGAAAGTGGAGAATTCGGTATGGGTGAGAGGCAGCGGCGCGGAATGGGCAGTGCAAGTTGTTAAGCGAACTGGAGGAGAAACAGGGTTTTATCATTATATTCAAGTCGGTCCCTCTGGTAGCTGACAATGAGCCTTTATCATTTCATAAATATCCGGACACAAATATCTGGATATCTCACAGATGAAGCGTGCTTGAACCTGATCGCAAGGATTAAGCTGATTGTAACATACACTGCACTCGGGGTCTGAACCGTTCATCCGGTACAGGACATTCGAAGCGAATTTCCTGCCAAAGAGAGGTAAACAATTTCAACGCACCTCCAGCAGTCAGTCGCCCAAACCACTTATACCCTCCCTCGCCATTGACCTGTGGCAACTCAACATATTCCACAAACCCTCTTTCCCagaacagccctgtgtcagtgtCCAGAATACTCCCACTCACCCACTCTCTCCCTGCAGCCCTATGTCAGTCAGCAAAGTAATCCCTTGCCCCACACTCTACACACAGATCGGTGTTAGAGACCAGAATAATAACAGTACCCAACCTTCTCCTCACAGGCccgtgtcagtcctcaaaatgttCCCATTTATTTCACTGTCTCCCCTCAGGCCTGCATTTTCTGCCAAAGtactcacactcaccactccAACCCCACAAATCGGAGTCAGTCCAAACTACACCCACTGCctgtctctctccccacagcaccgTGCCGGTCCCCGAAATAGTCCCACAGCCCAACCCCTTCTTAGATATATGTGTCAATCACTAAACCATCTCCCGCTTCGCATTCTCTGCCCACAGACCTGTCTcagtccccacaatactcctacggaaccattctctccccacagatctgtgtctgtccccaaagTACACCGCTcccacattctctccccacagacatgtgcCAGGCCCCAAAGtgctcccactgcctcactctctcccacaaCCTCGGTCAGTTCCCAAAACAGTTCCatagcttctccctctccccacggCCCCGTAGTAGTCCCCAAATTGTTTGCACTTCCCACTCTATGCTCAAGGAACCGTgccagtccccaaaataatcccaatGACTAGCTTTCCCGGAAAGATCTGTGTCAACCACCAAAAGACTCCCACAtcgcactctcttcccacagcccatgGCAGTTTCcgcatttggagaaggaagtgtgaggatcagaacgggagtgcggcgggagccattttgatttttctcttcttctcatcggagttaagagaggcgggactgcgcaggcgtgtgacgttggGCAGTGAGGCGGGGAAGATTTGAAAGAAACACAGctttatacagcgggcagcgggcAGCGGGCAGCGGGCAGCGGGCAGCGgtgtgagccgggagcagagtgaaggcttaagggctttggctcaacgggcttaggcggaaacgGGCGAGGAAATGTAGGTTCCGTTTTTAATTTTCCCtgctatttgaggaaagggggaattatgagtgtgagggcagcttgttgttctcgctGTTCGGATGTGGgatgtcctggagtctcccagccccCGGGACGTCTACATCTGCGCCAGATGCGCCGAGCTGCTGGTCCTAAGGGATCGTGTTAGGGAACTAGAGTTGTCGCTCCATGACCCTCGTCTGGTCCGGGAGAGGAAGAAGATGATAGAGATGAATTACAGGCAGTTGGTCAAACCAGAACCacaggaggcagacaggtgggtcacgattagtggagggaagggaaagagtcaggtactagagagtaccccagtggctgtaccacttgacaataagtactccagttTGAGCACTGTTGGGGGGGAAGCAACCTACCGTTGGGAAACGACAGTGGTCTTGCCAACGGCTCaaagagtccggccctgtagttCAGAAggttagggaaaggaagaggaaggtagTATTAATAGGGGACTCGACAGTTAGAGGGTCGGattggcgattctgtggacgcagtcaggagtcctgaatggtagtttgcctccctcgtgccagggtccaagatgtttctgatcgcgaccaggatatcctgaagtgggataGTGAGTAACctgaggtcgtggtacatatcggtaccaatgacataggtagaaaaagagaAATAGTCCTGAAAGGCGAAGatagggagaaaggaagggagttgagaagaaggaccgcaaaggcaGGAATCTCGGGaaaactgcctgtgccacgcgtcTGTgacagtaggaatggaatgaattGAAGGATATATGCATGGCTCAGGGTGcagtgattcaagtttctggattactgggtcctcttttggggcaggcgtgacctgtacaaaaaggacgggttacatttgaatcctcGGGGGGcaaatatcctggccgggaggtttgctaaggctccCGGGTAGACTTTAAACAAGAATGgctgggggtgggaatcaatttgcagAATCTAGGACAGAAgaagttagttcacaaatagagaaagctagtagacagtctGTGGGGAGGATAAGCttgtgatagagaaggggagtgctcagaccaaagatgtaggggagaaggaagaaaaagataataaagttgtttgcactgttagggataagcagagaggaagaggtggagagtttcttcaatgcatttattttaatgcgagcagaattgtaagaaaggtggatgcgATAGTATGGATTgacacctggaaatatgatgttgtagcaattAGTGAAAAATGTTTGCAGGAGAGGTGTGATTGGCATCTAAATATTcgtggatttcgttgcttcaggtgtgattgaATCGGAGGGGAACGAGGGGGAGGCGAGGCATTGTTTGTCAAAGAAAATATTACAGAGGTGGCAAGGCAGGATGGACTAGAGGGTTCGTCTCTGGAGACTATCtgtgtggaattgaggaatgggaatggtgtagTAACAATtacagaccacctaatggggagccaGAATTGGAGcaacaaatttgtaaggagatagcaggtaTTTGTAGTGATTGTGAGAGATTTTATTTTCCCACAAATAGACTGGGAAGCCGATTCTggtaaagggctggatggtttggagtttgtaaaattttTGCTGGATATTTTTGTTCAAGAAATACGTAGAGGTACAAATTGGAGacggggcagtgttggatctcctgatagggaatgagataggtctggTGACAGAGCTATGATTTGGGGATCTCTTcgtgtccagtgatcacaataacattagtttcaatataattatggagaaagatagaactggacccagagttgagatttttgattggagaaaggcttactttgaggagatgcgaatggatttagatggagtggattgggacgatttgttttatgggaagatcAAAATAGCGAAATGGAGACCATTGAAAGTTGAGAATTTGAGGATGCAGAtttttttatgttcctgttagattgaaaggaaagtttaaacgtttgagagagccatggttttcaagggatattggaaacttgattcggaaaaagagagagatctacaataaatataggcagcatggagtaaatgaggtgctcgaagaatataaagaatataaaaagaatcttaagaaacaaGTTAGTAAGCTAATAGAATATATAAGGTTgcattggcaagtaaggtgaaaataaatacaaaatgtTTCTGCAGTTATGTTTATAGCTAAAGGATAGTGAAGGATGAAGTTCGTCCCTTAGAAAATCAGTGTGGACAGCTATTTgtggagccagaagagatgggggagattttgaccAATTTATTTTCAGCGTTATTGAATGAGGACAAGGATATTGAATTATAAAAATAAGGAAAACAAGTAGGGTTGTTATGGaagctatgatgattaaagaagagtgtatactggagcttttaaagaatacaaaaggtggataagtctccgggtccaGGTAAATTACTCTAGAAATAGCAGGAACTCtgagagaaatatttcaaatgtcattcgaCAACggagatggtgccggaggattggaatattgctcatgtggttccattatttGAATGGGaatctaagagtaaacctagcaattaacaGCGTGCAGGTTTGACGTGGGTGGTGGGCAAACTAATGGAAAGTAGTCTTCGAAATGGCATATATAatcatctggatagacagggtccgtTTAGAAGCAGTCAacatagatttttgattggaaggtcatgtttgtcaaatcttattgtattttttgaagaggttacgaggaaagctgAAGAGGGAAAAGCAGGGGAAATTGTCTATAAgatcttcagtaaggcctttgacaaggttccacacggaaggttggttagaaaggttcaattgttaggtattaatattgaagtagtaaaatggattcaactgtgGCTGGATTGGAGATGcctgagagtagtggtggataactcttTCTCACGTTGGAGTCTAGTGACtgatggtgtgcctcagggatatgcactgggtccaatgttatttgtcatatacattaacgatctggatgatggggtggtaaattggattaataagtatgcagatgatgctaAGATAGGTGCCGTTGCAGACAATGAAGttggctttcaaagcttgcagagagatttaggccaacaGAAGGAGTGTGCTGGAAGATGGCAACTGGAGTTTATGCTGAGTGAGTTGCTATATTTTGGTAGAACTCATCAAAATacgatatacatggtaaatgttaAGGCATTGAGGAAggcaatagaacagagtgatctaggaataatggtgcatagttccctgaaagtggaatctcatgtgtataggatggtgaagaaagctttcggtatgctggcctttataaatcagagcaatgaACACAGGAGttggagttcagaggaggtttaccagaatgctacctgtgtttcagcacctaagttacagagaaagatataacaagttagctctttattccttggagcgtagaagggtgagaggggaattgatagaggtctttaaaattatgagggggttaggtagagttgacggaggaaggcattttccattgagagtatgggaTATTCGAACAAGAGGACATCAGTTGAGAGTTAACAGGCAAAACTTTAAGGGCAACACTTCTTTActaagagagtggtagctgtgtggtacgagcttccagtaggagtggtagaggcaggtttgattctgtaattaaaaaaaaaaaatagatAGGTTTTGGACAGGAATTGAATGGAGGGTTctgagctgagtgcaggtaggtggaactaggtgagagtaagcattcggcacggactcgCAGGGCGGGGATGGCATGTTTCCGTGctttaattattatatggttatattagttTTACTACACACTCTCTACCAACAGACCGTGCCGATCCCGAAACAAATCCAATTGCCCATTCGCTCTCCGCagaactttctctctctccaaaatGCCCCgatttcccactctctcccgacagcccttGTCAGAGGCCAAACTCATACCAATACCCACTCCCTTTAGCAACTCGTGTCTGACCACAATCTAATATCACTGCACACAACCTTCCCGCAGCCTGTGCCAGTCCTCAAAATCAATCCACTGCCTACTCGCCTCTCGCAGCCTGTATCAATCCGACGACCCACTTTCTCTCAGAAACATGCACGATCCCAAATCTCACCCGtctttgcattttccaatccagtatgaacgGCCTTGGTCCCGGACAGCTTTGTAAACAAAGTTCTGTGAAATTAAATTGTTGTCACTATTGACTGAATTCGAGCAAAATTTAAGGAGCATCCCTttctgtctgacccctggataTTTTGAAGAGATGGTATCTGTCTCACCACAGGAGAATGTGATGCCACACTGTGGAGGGAGCCTCAatatgtgtctgaacccgggggtgtGTAATGAGACCGTATGCAGGGAACTCACTGTGTAGGACCTCGGGAgtatgtgatgtgacggtgtggagggagcttcactctgtgtctgaccccggaaatgtgtggcgggacggtgtgaaggaaattcactctgtttatGACACCGGATGTGTGCCCTTGGACCAGAaggagggagcgtcactctgtgtctgataccggaaGTGTGCGATTAAACGGTGTGGAGTGGGATTCACTCTGCTGTGGATATATCTTCCGTCGATCTGACACGTACCGCTTCTTCTgcagaatttatttcaagaagtttAGAATCAAGGTCCCAGCAATACTGCCTCGCTTTATCGTAGGACAATTTCAACGTGGTTATAAAATAACAGCCGCCTGCATTTCTGATCCAGGACTGGGGACACTCTTGCTCTGAAAAATAGGAAGAAggaacagtgaatctccctgcctACGGTCCATTACATCCGCTGTGAGTCAGACATAGAACGaggatccctcctcaccgtcccatcacacacacttggACAACTACAGAATGAAACACACTCCTTACACTTAACACACTCCCGGATCAGTGGCAGATAgaggctccctcctcaccgtctcagCTCACACGCCCGGGGTAAGACAGAGTGTGAAGCTACCTcctcatcgtcccatcacactctcccggggtcagacacagagtgaatctccctcctcatcgtcccatcacacactcccggggtcagacacagagtgaatctccctccacaccgtcccatcacacaatcccggtgagagacacagagtgaaactccctccacaccgtctcatcacacactcccggggacagacagagtgaatctccctccacaccgtcccatcacacactcccggggacaaacacagggtgaagcttcctccacaccatcccatcacacattcccggggacagacacagagagaatctccctccacaccgtctcatcacacactcccggggacaaacacagggtgaagcttcctccacaccatcccatcacacactcccgggttcagacacagagtgaaacaccctccacaccgtcccatctcacactcccggggacaaacacagggtgaagcttcctccacaccatcccatcacacattcccggggacagacacagagagaatctccctccacaccgtctcatcacacactcccggggacaaacacagggtgaagcttcctccacaccatcccatcacacactcccgggttcagacacagagtgaatctccctccacaccgtcccatcacacattcccggggacagacacagagtgaaactccctccacaccgtctcaacacacactcccggggacagacacagagtgaagctccctccaccccgtcccatcacacactcctgtggtcagacccagagtgaagctccctccacacggtcacgtCCCACACTCGCAAGttgagacacacagtgaatctccctccacaccgtccgatcagaAACTCCTGtgatcagacccagagtgaagcttcgtccacaccgccccatcacacactccactgGTCAGATataagtgatgaccccctccatTACATTGCATCAcactcactctgtgtcagacacaaagtgaagctcattccagataATCCTGTCACAGTGGACagaggtcagacgcagagtgacactccctccatacagtcccatcatacTCCCAGGGGTTTCACCCAGTGTGAGCTCCGTattgcactgtcccatcagacactccagtaaaatacagagtgaagttccctcctcactctcccaatgATCATTCCTGGGGTTAGACACTGACTGATGCTCCCTGCATAGCATCCCAACGCAaccacactgtgtcagacacagagtaaagctcacTCCagactgtcctatcacacactcccggggtcagacacagggtgagactACCTCGAAACTGCCCCATTTTGAGGTTTCCGGGCTCAAATACAAACAACGCTCACACccttctctcacacattcccGTCGTCAGAATCAAACTGAAGCTCGTTCACAgcgtcccgtcacactctcctGCTGTCAGACTCAAATTGAAACTCCTGCCACGGCACCCAATTACACATTCGTGGGACCACTGAGCAGGTGTAGCTGCCTCAATTCCGCCCCATCACAAACTTCAGGAGTCAGTTAGAAGCTCCTTTTCGCCTTACTATCACAGAGATCCTGAGGGACAGACAGAAATAGAATTTCACTCCCTACCgtaccgtcacaaactcccggggtgagacatgaattagcttcGGCCGCAATTTCCAATCAAGCAACCTGTTGCCAGACAATGAGGGGCTCTCCTTTAGCACTGTCCCGTCACGGAATCCAGGAGTAAACATAGATCGGAACTCCCTTATACTATTACATCATACcgacccggggtcagatacagagtgaagctcactttTGCTatggccccatcacacacacatggATTCAGACTGCACGCTCCTTACTGTCAAATCACATGTTCTTACGGatagacacagagttaatctccatttacactgtcctatcacactcacTCGagatcagacccagagtgaatctccctccgcatcaccccatcacacactccggggctcagatacagagtgattccCACTTcacaacatcccatcacacactcccgaggtcagaatcGCAATGAAACTACTTCGATACCTTCCCATCACAGCCTCCCGTGTCAGTTATAGAGAGAAGGTCCCTGCAGACCATTCAATCACACACTTCCTGATTGGGCAGACAGAAATTTGGGTTCCATCCACAACGTCACGTCACACGCTCTCAGGGATAGATAAAGAATGAAGCTATCGTCTGACGATCCCATTATAGTCTCCCcatgtcaaacacagagtgattctcctaccacactgtcccatcacacaggacaGGGGTCAGTTTCAGACTGAAGCTTTCTCTGCACCACACTAtcacacactccttgggtcaAAGATGGAGTGAGGCTCACTGCATGctctcccatcacaaactcctgcgtacaaacacagagtgacccttTCTCCACACTTCTCCAACACACCccccgtggtcagataggaaatgaaacaCTCTCTGCACAATCCCGccgcatactcccgtggtcagacacagtatgatacTCCTACCTGGTGACATCAACTAACACAGGAGTCAGAGAAAAGGCGATgctcttcatccccccccccccacacacaccaccgtcCAATTAAACACTGCAGTTGTTAGACACACAGGGAGGCtgcctcaacaccgtcccattacacattcTCGAGCCTATGACAGTGTAACTCTCCCTCCTTAAGTCCTCCTAATATCACACACCTCCTGGCGAGTCACAGAGTGAAGGTCTCTCTCAACCGTCCCATCATGCTCAGCTGTGCTCATACACAAAGCGAAGTTCCTCCCCCGCTCTCCCATGGCACACTGACAGGTTCAGAGTCGCTCCAGAACATCCAATCACACAATCCGCTGTCACATAGAATGAacgtccctctacactgtcccctcacacagtccgggagtcagacacagacactctctctctatgATCCCATTACTCACTCCGGGAGTCATACACGGAGtaaagctccttccacactgtcccatcacacgcaccCAGATTAAGACGCAGAGTGATGTTCCCTCTGTTCCGTCCCGTCACTCACTCTGggattcagacacagacagaagctgtctctccacgatcccatcacacactcacggattAAGACACATAATGAAGCCCCCGCTGCACTGTCCCGTCGAGCACTCCAGGATTCAGAGTGAAACGCTCTCTCCACGGTGCCAAAGcacacttcaggggtcagacatcctccacgcagccccataacacactcaccgggtcaaacacagagtgaatgatCCTCCACaacatctcatcacacactcccgatgtcaagcacagagtgacgttTCCTCtttccatgcctgccctgtgatgaggagcgggtgaaagagagggatgatgcctcacctcttctgctggtcaataattcacagatttgagccttggtttcgttgacagatctgtacttcgtttccatctcagtgaacttgtGACGGAGTTCGCTGTTCATTCGTTTAagagactgacgaatctgtgacactgagagagatggtgcagGATGTTTGGCGTTTACAGTGACACATAAGTCAGC
Proteins encoded in this window:
- the LOC132387704 gene encoding C-type lectin domain family 7 member A-like, with protein sequence MDDSETYMNVQLLNTDSSSPSRDGLNPTYSLLNFPNDEHLMEAYEDPPIASGAAEMPVTAQADGLNSTYSVLHLPKEEHLSEVYEDPPISSGPAEMSVAAQAGPDKQEPNENIGNSPDRKICLLCLVTFFLIATVVGLSIHVSQIRQSLKRMNSELRHKFTEMETKYRSVNETKAQICELLTSRREQECPQSWIRNAGGCYFITTLKLSYDKARQYCWDLDSKLLEINSAEEANFVYKAVRDQGRSYWIGKCKDGKFASNVLYRMNGSDPECSVCYNQLNPCDQVQARFICEISRYLCPDIYEMIKAHCQLPEGPT